A genomic window from Tolypothrix sp. PCC 7910 includes:
- a CDS encoding GH25 family lysozyme produces the protein MQGIDVAGQDGRVDWTAVKNSGKTFAFVKATEGASVKDPAFARHWPTMKAAGIIRGAYHFFHPRTSDPVVQAQEFLKTIGKLEPGDLPPVLDIEVTDNVNDPKFIINAAKQWLVVVEKALLQQTGKPIKPIIYTYPGFWEGLGNPTGFAEYQLWIAHYDQPQPTVPSTWQGEYLIHQFREDVSGVPGVSGKADLNRFKDLQPGDSGLRVKNLQQQLTAIGLYTGAIDGKFSSAVKDAVISFQSSKGLQADGIVGIKTWLSLLWI, from the coding sequence ATGCAAGGTATTGATGTTGCAGGTCAAGATGGCAGAGTAGATTGGACAGCAGTGAAAAACTCTGGTAAAACCTTCGCTTTTGTAAAAGCTACAGAAGGCGCTTCGGTGAAAGATCCCGCTTTTGCCCGTCACTGGCCAACTATGAAAGCGGCGGGAATTATTCGTGGGGCTTATCATTTTTTTCACCCACGTACATCTGATCCAGTTGTACAAGCTCAAGAGTTCTTAAAAACAATTGGCAAATTGGAACCTGGAGACTTACCACCAGTTTTAGATATAGAAGTAACCGATAATGTCAACGATCCAAAATTCATCATCAATGCCGCAAAGCAGTGGTTAGTAGTAGTTGAGAAAGCACTTCTACAACAAACAGGAAAACCAATAAAACCAATTATTTATACTTACCCAGGTTTCTGGGAAGGGCTTGGTAACCCCACTGGTTTTGCTGAATACCAACTGTGGATTGCCCACTACGATCAACCCCAGCCAACAGTTCCTAGTACTTGGCAAGGAGAATATTTAATTCATCAATTTAGAGAAGATGTTTCTGGTGTACCAGGCGTGAGTGGTAAAGCAGATTTGAATCGATTTAAGGATTTGCAACCTGGTGATTCTGGGTTAAGGGTTAAAAACCTACAACAACAATTAACAGCCATTGGTTTGTATACAGGTGCTATTGATGGCAAATTTTCGTCGGCTGTGAAAGATGCTGTCATTAGTTTTCAATCATCTAAAGGTCTACAAGCAGATGGAATTGTCGGGATTAAAACTTGGCTCTCTTTACTCTGGATTTGA